One Antennarius striatus isolate MH-2024 chromosome 17, ASM4005453v1, whole genome shotgun sequence genomic window carries:
- the hhipl1 gene encoding LOW QUALITY PROTEIN: HHIP-like protein 1 (The sequence of the model RefSeq protein was modified relative to this genomic sequence to represent the inferred CDS: inserted 1 base in 1 codon; substituted 1 base at 1 genomic stop codon) — MRELEFCVMYKEFGCCDHDKDQKLMSKYYQIMNNFDYSGFSNCAAFVLELLCQECSPYAAHLFDAEDPSTPLRTIPGLCPDYCSQFWNKCRSTLPHLTDDPTIAQVIDDQTNLCRYLELDDMDYCYPHLLSNQQLTQSLGHVQSDVHGCLQLCLEEVANGLRNPLALVHANDGTHRFFVAEQIGLVWTYLSDLSRLERPFLNISNXVLTSSWEGDERGFLGLTFHPKYKYNGKLYVYYSVEVVLKKGXGSVSSMCPANDMNVVDHTSERVILEIDEPASNHNGGQLLFGDDGYLYIFTGDGGMAGDPFGRYGNGQNKSALLGKVLRIDVDGNERGPLYRIPPDNPFIHEQGARPEIYAFGVRNMWRCSVDQGDPVTKEGKGRIFCGDVGQNKFEEIDIIEKGRNYGWRAREGFSCYDKKLCANSSLGDVLPIYAYPHKMGKSVIGGYVYRGCEYPNLNGMYIFGDFMSGRLMSLQEDMSTRQWRYNEICMGKDLTCAFPGLINNYHPYIISFAEDEAGEMYLLSTSTPSATSPSGVVYKVVDPSRRAPPTRCHYDPLPVRVKSKLVRFVPQETLIGIHLPDKNKLEPQPTESYDWLQKLIDALTEVDQQGPATPSPSARHSRHKGRRRKNKSRTQSAPKVQNGEVRLAGDEYDRRDRGRVEIFINGEWGTVCDDLWNIENAAVVCRQLGFSFALKAVKNSEFGEGKGLQILLDDVQCEGTESSLLDCRHAGVGTHNCAHYEDAGAICGNSVSTANP; from the exons ATGAGGGAGCTGGAGTTCTGTGTCATGTACAAGGAGTTCGGCTGCTGCGACCACGACAAAGACCAGAAGCTCATGTCCAAGTACTACCAGATTATGAATAATTTTGATTATAGTGGATTTTCCAACTGCGCTGCGTTCGTCCTGGAGCTGCTCTGCCAG GAATGCTCTCCCTATGCAGCCCACCTATTTGATGCTGAAGACCCAAGCACCCCATTAAGGACCATCCCTGGCCTCTGTCCAGACTACTGCTCCCAGTTTTGGAATAAGTGCCGTTCCACTCTTCCACACCTGACCGATGACCCGACTATAGCCCAAGTCATTGACGATCAAACAAACCTGTGTCGGTACCTGGAGCTCGATGACATGGACTACTGCTACCCACACCTCCTCAGCAACCAGCAGCTCACTCAGAGCCTGGGCCACGTTCAGTCAGACGTGCACGGCTGTCTGCAGCTTTGTCTGGAAGAGGTTGCTAATGGCCTACGGAACCCACTAGCCTTGGTGCACGCCAACGATGGCACTCACAGATTCTTTGTGGCAGAACAGATTGGCTTGGTGTGGACGTACCTTTCTGACCTCTCAAGACTGGAGAGACCATTTCTGAACATTAGCA GGGTGTTGACATCATCATGGGAAGGTGATGAACGAGGCTTTCTGGGGCTCACCTTTCACCCCAAGTATAAATACAATGGAAAATTGTATGTTTAttactcagtggaggtggtttTGAAGAAAGGATAAGGATCAGTGAGTTCCATGTGTCCAGCAAATGACATGAATGTGGTAGACCATACTTCTGAACG AGTTATTCTGGAAATTGATGAACCCGCATCAAATCATAACGGGGGGCAACTTCTGTTTGGAGATGATGGCTACCTGTACATATTCACAGGAGACGGTGGAATGGCAGGAGATCCATTTGGGAGATATGGGAACGGCCAGAACAA GTCGGCTCTCCTTGGTAAAGTTCTCCGAATCGATGTGGATGGGAACGAGAGAGGCCCTTTATACAGAATTCCTCCGGATAACCCTTTCATACACGAACAGGGAGCACGTCCTGAGATTTATGCCTTCGGTGTTCGCAATATGTGGAGGTGTTCTGTGGACCAGGGTGACCCCGTgaccaaagagggcaaaggaCGCATATTTTGTGGTGATGTGGGCCAGAACAAGTTTGAAGAGATTGACATAATCGAAAAAGGTCGGAACTATGGCTGGAGAGCCAGGGAGGGTTTCTCCTGCTACGACAAGAAACTGTGTGCCAACAGCTCTCTTG GCGATGTCCTGCCAATTTATGCGTACCCTCACAAAATGGGAAAGTCAGTGATTGGCGGCTACGTGTATCGCGGCTGCGAATATCCCAACTTGAATGGCATGTACATTTTTGGAGACTTCATGAGTGG GCGTTTGATGAGCCTACAGGAGGACATGAGCACAAGGCAATGGAGGTACAATGAGATCTGCATGGGCAAGGACCTGACCTGTGCGTTCCCTGGACTCATCAACAACTACCATCCGTACATCATCTCCTTTGCAGAGGATGAAGCTG GTGAGATGTACCTTTTGTCCACTAGCACACCGAGTGCTACGTCACCTTCAGGAGTCGTTTATAAAGTGGTGGATCCCTCCAG ACGAGCTCCACCGACACGATGTCACTAcgacccacttcctgtcagagttAAAAGTAAACTCGTCAGATTTGTTCCTCAGGAAA CACTGATTGGCATTCATTTGCCAGACAAAAACAAGCTTGAACCTCAACCCACAGAGTCATACGACTGGCTTCAAAAGCTCATTGATGCTCTAACTGAAGTAGACCAGCAAGGACCAGCCACCCCTTCGCCATCCGCCAGGCATTCCAGGCACAAAGGCCGACGTAGGAAGAACAAATCCAGAACACAAAGTGCACCCAAGGTCCAAAATGGAGAAGTGAGACTGGCTGGAGACGAATATGACCGTCGTGACCGAGGAAGGGTGGAGATCTTTATCAACGGAGAGTGGGGCACCGTGTGTGATGACCTATGGAATATCGAGAATGCTGCAGTGGTTTGCCGTCAGCTTGGATTCTCATTTGCTCTTAAGGCAGTCAAGAACTCAGAGTTCGGGGAGGGAAAAGGGCTTCAAATTCTTTTGGATGATGTTCAGTGTGAAGGGACCGAGTCCAGCCTACTGGACTGCAGACATGCTGGTGTGGGGACACACAACTGTGCTCATTATGAAGATGCTGGGGCCATCTGTGGCAACTCAGTTTCCACTGCAAACCCCTAA